The DNA segment TTGAAGTTTTAGAGCTGCTTTCAAAACTATGCCTAAGCAAATACTGCAATAATCTATTTATTATAGCAGTGTGATCAGACACACTTCATGCTTTCATCTGCCATAGAGCAGGGTACAGACTTCATGCAGTGCCATCATACCCATACTGATCCTGTGCCGACAAGGAACAGGTAGGTACGTGTTTGTGCCTCACTACACTGCCATGCAGTTCCTGCAGCAGATTTTGCCTCAGATAGTGGACTAGCAAGGGAAGATCTCACCCACGGCCATTTAGGAGAAGGTAAAGTCCCAGAATTCATATCCCTCTTGTCCAAAGACATGGATTATAGAGGAAAATGTGGGTAGGTCTTATTCTTAGAAAGTGTCACGCTGTTCTCTGAGCATCTGATCGTGACCAGAGTGCATAAGCTGAGGGGCTGAAGCAGTAGCTCTGGATGAGAAACACCGGATCCTCCAAAGAACCTGCAATAGGTGGTGATTTTTGTGTCCACTATGGCCCTAGTTCCTTCTCCAGCCTCTTCCTAGTTCCTTCTCTGCAAAAGAAGACTATCTTACCacaaagacctttttttttctcctttttctgtcatctttgttttcctttgtgataCTGCTGAGAGGTCACTCAAATTGTAATCTCGTGTACCAGAGGTTTtgtcagtgatttttttgtgtcatcctcttttttttggcaTAAGATCGAGATGGGAAACAGAACAAGTCATCACTACATAAACTCCAGTCTCCATAGCAACAATGAaaagtgttttccttccttAGTTTTACAATTCCAACCCTATAGTCTCACCTGAGGCCTGGCAAAAGGTTAAAATGTTTCCTAAATTACTTGCTCgctgcagttttaaaagcagGCTACTGGGATGAGTAGTACGGGCCAAGTGAGACCCGAGCAGCTTTCCTGGGGTCCAGGATGTGAGACAGGGGCTTGGGAAGGGCAGGTGGGAAATAGCATTTTCACCTTTGTAGGACTTGCATGCAGTAAGGCATGCTCCTGTGGCACAAATCACCTAGGGCAAAGAAAAtgatggagaagagaaaacatAACCTTATCCAGTGCCATTCTTCCTCAGACCGACCGTCCCACCACGGTGGGATCAGGAAGGCAACACTGTACTAACTCCCCCGAGAACATGGGGCCGCATTGCTGTATCTGCACCAAAATCAAAGCAACTACCTTGTCCCAGGCTACTGCTGTGAACCCACCACAGCTATGCAGAGGGCACGCCGCACACAGGCGATGCTGCGCACCCGAGCTCAGGGAAGCTGAGAGCCATCGCCAACTGCTGTCTCCTGCAGCCATGTGGTTTTCATACTTCGTTGTGTGTTCATGAAACGCTAAAATTGCTGAACATTCAGGAGAAAAATTCAAGGAACCTGTGATGGACAAATTGAATTTCCCAGGACAGATTGGAGAATTTTGAGCCTAAAGAAGACTGGATGCCACAGTCCCAGTCAATCTCTGGCACCAAGACCTCTGCCGTGGCTTTGGTGCTCTGCATGATGGATTAGTGCTTGGCAGAGGCCTCTCTAGGGGAAAATACCTTAAAGTACCAAGAGGTGCTTGGAAGACCTTTCTATTTGTTTGTAAAGCCAGTTTTTCCTAAACCTTCTTTCCTTGCCTGCCTGCCAGCCTCCTGCgcaggggctgctggggaggagcaggaggggctGCGGATGTGCAGTTGTATGCGCCGTGCTCCTGCCCGTGCTGCAGCAACGCGTGTTAGTCACACGTCATTAAGGCATCCAAGGTCATTTGTCTAAAAGGTACTGTTTCTCACAGTCTGAGCAAAGTCCCACCATATGAAATCAGCAATCAACAGCACGACAAGAAGGACTACAAAAGCAGGCTGAAATACAGATGCATGTGAACAAACTTTATTGTATCTCAATGCACATAAAAATgtacttaatttcttttccaagctAATCTTCCAATTGACTATGTTAATCTGGAATAGCTGAACTGAACGGGAATTGCAtaatttaattcagaaaaaaaagcagaagagttgAGTTTCATCATTTGTAAAGAAAAGCCCCaaataacttttcctttttacttttcctttttactgtACCCAAGGGTACATTCTGGGAGCACTGTACACCACCACCTTAAGTTGAAGTTTTCCAGTGGTAAAGGATTGCAAGATTTTCACCAAGAGGCTAAGAAACTCTCATTTTAAGATATTTAGATCAGGTGGATTTTCCCATCACCCAGTAGCATGTGTTCacattataaaattaaatagaatGAAATAGAAATTCTCGAATCAGTTCTAACTGGGTCTTTGATTAACAGGatacatttttcagctttgaaaagtTCTTTTAACTTACTGGATCATAATCAAAGGTGACTTCACTGAGACAGCACAGTATTGTTAACCTGTACTCGAGTAGTAGAGGGGACGTAGTAGGAGGGAATCCCTCTGTGAGTAGGGAACGTAGACTGTGATCAGCTGAATTGCTCCGCAGCTCCTTACTGCCTCTCTACAGCGCCCAAAAAGGGAAAACTCACTCTTTTAACAGCCGCCTTCAACCCCAGCAGGGCCACATGCCTAGGATGGGATGCTGGCAGACAGCATGCCTTGGGTTCGGCCACGCACAGTTTAAACCCCAGTCCggttggcagagcctgttggAAGGATCTACCACGGACCATCGTCCACTGGGGTTACTCACTGATTCCTGACTGCACCATCCTATTTGTGATGTGGGTCTACTGTACAAGGGAAGAGCATGGCCAGTTTCCATTGCTCTGGTGGACTTTCTATGCTGTAGATTCTGTACATTATTCCACCACAGTAAAGCTAAGTGATATCCTGCCTTTGGTACAACCCCAACAGAGTACTGCCAGCTTACTTTCCTCTACATATCCTACTGGTTTTGCTGTTAGTCTCTCAGGATAAACATATACCACTATTTTAGATTCTGTAGTAGTTGTTTTTccagtcaaaaccagaaataggaacctttggggaaaaaaacggTAAATATGTTAGCTCACTTAACAGATGATTTAAATTTCACTTCATCCCTCAAGGAGCGTAATTGGCATAAAACAGAAGGCTCATCTGTGCTGGAAATGGTGTTGCAAATGGTGGTATTTCAACAAACTGCTTATTAAGGGCTTTACAGTAGTAATACACACTTGTCTCGAAGTTCCTCAGCATTTATAACAAGTTGACAGATACTCAGTAACTAAAGGTCATTTTATAAATAACAGATTCTTATTTTATAGTCTCAAGTACATGCTTTGAAATTGTTAGAGAGCAGATTAAACACTGAACTCCCCAGACACAAGTATCTGTTGCGTAGGATCATATATCATGTAAATGGGCTTGTTGAAACACCTGACATTTACTCGTAACACACACTGCTAGAAGTGGCAAAACCATTCAGTTCTTAGTCATTTATACATTGAATTTATATGTTGATTTATAGCTCCCAATTTCAATGAACAAAGAATACTCTGTATTATATAACGGTTgcatgcaaataaaattaaattctgtgaTCTCCATGTTCCTTAATCAGTAGACACAAACCACTGGAAAAGCTGGAAGGACTCAGCACTGTCAAGTCTGttcccagggcagagctgtggcCACTGAAACTGCTGAAAACATTCCTAACAAAGCCAGTGGTTTTGCACCAGGTGTGTAACTTCCATGCACAAGAGCAGATCATTTACAAATGCAATTATTGTCACTTCTAACACCAGCCATTTGATTTGCATCAGTCTTTACAGTGAACTTCCCAATGCGGTTCAAAGGGGAAGAATTCCCAATACCACCATTCCTCACCGTGAGGCTCTTGGGTACCAAACACTGGCAGGTGCACCAAGCCCGTTCCAGCACCGGGTCACGGATCGGTAGGAGGTGGGTCAGGCAGTTCTGTTATCACAGAAGCCCTGCAAAACCTGTGTTGCTGCACCTATACCCTCCAGCAGGAAGAATTTACCTGGAGACCCTTTCCCAGAGGTCTGAAAATCAACAGTTAAGCAGGATGGCACACAGAGACTTCTTTTGCCTTAGAATGGGAGATGCCTTTTACAGCGATTCAGCAGAGCAGTACCCTCTGTGTGTTTATACTTGGAGTAAATCAGTCTGCTAAGATTCAGCCCTTCCTCTGCTATTACTTTGGCTATAGAgagtaaaattaaaatagataaTAACAGGCAGGGAAAGGCATGGTATTGCTCCTTCATTAATTGTTCAATATTTTTACCTAGAAGCCAGTGAAAACTTGGCCACTGCCTCATCGGTAAATAACCAGCCTCTCATAAATACATACCAAGATGAAGAAATAGAAAGTCCACTAATAATTCAAAAAGATTAAAGTCCAAATAGCTGAGAAATGAAACTCCTTCATAAATCCCACCTTCAGTatgttaaattattaatttatttttaagcaagaaACATCACATTCTAATAGCTCTTGCTGGACAGCCAGTTAAAAAAGCATAAACCAACatcaaagaaataataaaacactgaaagaatgacatttttatttgttctttttaagatgTCTAACTTTGTATTTTGCATATCAAAACTGGTAATTTCTAATGAGACAGGTTTCTGAAAATTGTTTGCTTCTTGACAAGACTTCAGCTCATGCCTTTTCCAGCTATCTAAAACTTCAGCTCCCTCCAACTCCTACCAGCGGCCAGGCGATCACATAAAGTGTTATCACAGATAAGGTTTAGCCAAATTAACCAGTCAATTTTATCACTCTCTTAGTTCTAGAAGTGCCAAATGAATCTAAGATCAACAAAATACAAAGGATCTTTCTTAATGGATAAGCGGAACGGAGAGAGGTCTTTTAAGGGCGGTAGGTGCTTTTCAGTGTTAGTTGTATAACAGCAATCTGTACCAACACACACAGAAAGAACACAGCTTATAACTTTGTACTCGTTTCTAAAGTGATCATagctatttttcattataagGTGATTAGTATCTTTTTTCTAAGCAACTCTTTTGCCATTTGAAATAGCACGCTGCTTGTAGGTTTTAAGTAATTTTGATGGATACTTTCCTCTGTTCATCATCCATCAAACCCTGTGTAAAATTCCCCACAAAAAGTATcctgtatcttaaaaaaataaaattaaagaaaaagcatctttgTCACTCTACCCTTCTGTGGACAGGATGACAAGCCCATTGTCTTCCTCAACTTTACTGTCATTAACCACCCTTGTAAATCAAAGAATTTCACTATtgcatggtggtggtggtgttgcaAAGCTGTGGGGCCACCCATGCCCACCACTTGCCTAAGCACTGCTCAGGTCACAGCGTACCTTACTACTAGCACTGGCTGTCTTGAAGCCAGCAgtctttaaagatgtttcatTCCTATTTTGGAATTTTGGCTTTTGTAAGAGTTGTTCTAAGCAAGAATACAAACATTGTACAAAATACAAGCTACCGttaggaatgaaagaaaaaagttgttgGATTTACTAGAATAAAATTGACTGTGGATGTAATGATGTTTGCCTTCACCTCCAGCTCACCTTAGGTCTCATTATAAGCTTAAATTTTTCACATCAAATAGcactttttcattataaattaatttagcCTCTAGAAATGTGCATCATCTAGGTACATACATGAGTAGACAGGTGCAAAACAAGTATTCTAACTAGTTTCATTGAACTAACAAGTTTCATTGAATGTGttgataaaaataactgtgCTCTAAATTGCAGTACTTGAAATAAATTTGAAGCAGCTTGGATATTGACTGGAAAGTAGGCACACATGTACCAGCAGTCAAGGAGTGGAAACAAACTCTGTTGTCAACACCCAAACATTGCTTTTTGGTATTAAAACTGAGTAGATCTAGTGATGCAAATTACTGGTTACTGTACATCTGATGGAAGTGCGACAGAATACATCCTTATGCTCTAAACTCTGGAGTTGGATTAGATTTTTACACAtttgaagtttaaaaagaaaaaagctttaggCATGTGTGAATGGTAGTACCAGAAACAATTTTCAAGCTTCCTGCATGCACACCCCATCCGCTTCCCACTTTGATGCTGGGGCAAGACCTAGGTACATAGCAGGCCAGAAGGGAGCTGCCATTCTCCCCAACCATGCCCTTGAAGCACCAAGAACCAGGACCTGcaaaccccagccctgcagtcTGGATGTCATCTCTGCCCTTCGATCCTGTTTGGATTAGGCCCTTGAGGCTAAACGATGCTCCTACAGCACAGGCAATGGAGGTTGGGGCGGCCAGAGGAAAATGTTGCAAAGCAACCGTAAGCGTTCCTTACACAGGAGTCTTGCAATTGaacttttaatggaaatgaGCAACCTGCAACCTAAAATCCTAGCAAAGAACTGGGAGGAGAGGTAAGGGAGAGAGAAGCAGGCTGCTCCCCAAATTGCCCCCCCCGTTAGGATCCAGGAGCATAGCTTTGGCAAACAGCATGTTGTTACAACTTGAGACAGATGGAAATGTGCTTACTTGTCAAAGCTGTTATCCCccaagaggaaagaaattatgTTGTCTTGAACACGCTGTGGGTAACAGACAGGGAAAGGTCCAGAAATAGAACAAAACTAATAATACAAAACTAGGTTTGGAATATGAAATGAAAGCTGTCTTTTGCACAGAAAGGggtgtgttttttcttaacagataaaaaaacagaattttttttagtcCCAATAGTACAAGTACTACAATAGGCACGCATTGTCCTGAGGAAGACACAACCTATTACAAATAAATTACTAATGTTTGTCATACAGTATTAGCAATAGGATAATTTCTGTGATTAAGGAGTGTACAAATTCTGGTCTATATGAAATACCGAATAATATGGGATACTAAGCTTTTAAAGAGCCTTTGAATTCTAAATGCAGTACAACCAACTCATGAATGGCTTTAAAAATTTTAGATACTAACAATAATCTGAGtctagctttgaaaaaaatgcagaattttcttCATAAGCCAGTGGCTCCTTCAAGGTCAATTTAATAATGAACTGcatcttttcatttaaagcacATTTCACAATAAagctcaagaaaaaaaccaaccttcaATTTCAACAGCAGTATGTTTTTCTAATACTGCTCATTTCTTTCCATCGAAACAAACCCACTCTAGTACCATACCTTTGTTCTTCATCTACTGAATCcacatcagaaaacaaatgctaatTGCATCTCTTCCATTAAGGCAGAAGATGACATACAAACAGAAAGATTCTTTGCCCTATGGGTgccaagataaaaaaaaaaaaaaaaaaaaaaactttctattttaaaaatgtccatttacttttactgaatttttaagTCTCCACCTtccattagaagaaaaaaaaaattgcaattaaCATAAAATTGTTGTGATTATtccattttaacatttattctTGCATAGAAAGCCAAATAGCCAGACACATCCATTTCAGACAAGTTATGGCATCAGCAGCACCCATTATTCCACAGAAACCACATTCAAGTCCAACTAGAAAAGGAAGTTTCAAAATGCTTCCATATgcattaaaacaatttttaaaaccttttagGTTTTGTGTTCCGAGTCTTTAGAAATGGTGACTTTTTGATTAGGTTTGGTAGCCTCGTCCATCAGTTCCTTCAGTTGCCCAATCTGTTCATCACGGAAGTCattaagtttttcttctgtgagcTGGATTCCATATAGAGTCTTTTCTCTCAAGTTTTGTTTGTCCTCAATAATTTGTTGCTGTATCACTGCTGCATAGTTCTAGTGAGGAAGGAATATAAAGGTCACAAAAATGACAAGTGCAGGATTCAGGTcaactttttttaataccattttACCATAATAGCATACTCTTACCCAATCTTCTACAACATTCTATTAATCAAcaacaaatgacaaaaaaaatacactttttgta comes from the Haliaeetus albicilla chromosome 2, bHalAlb1.1, whole genome shotgun sequence genome and includes:
- the SDHAF3 gene encoding succinate dehydrogenase assembly factor 3, mitochondrial, whose protein sequence is MPGGARGLYRRILLLHRALPAALRALGDRYVKEEFRKHKAAGPAEAQRFLREWENYAAVIQQQIIEDKQNLREKTLYGIQLTEEKLNDFRDEQIGQLKELMDEATKPNQKVTISKDSEHKT